The following coding sequences are from one Lolium rigidum isolate FL_2022 chromosome 6, APGP_CSIRO_Lrig_0.1, whole genome shotgun sequence window:
- the LOC124663397 gene encoding lipid phosphate phosphatase 2-like — protein MQASSAAAGTSIPACAFATIRSHGVRVARSHAYDWLVLLLLVAVEVLLNVIEPFHRFVGAGMMTDLSYPMKSNTIPVWAVPVIAVIGPMIIFIAVYIRRRNVYDLHHAILGILFSVLITGVLTDAIKDAVGRPRPNFFWRCFPDGIAVYDNVTTGVVCHGDPGVIKEGHKSFPSGHSSWSFAGLGFLSWYLAGKITAFDRRGHIAKLCVVILPLLLAALVATSRVDDYWHHWQDVFTGGILGMVVASICYLQFFPAPSNENGCWPHAHFKYVTEMEDASRTQHATEMNNTNSTTMVVVEDQTRANGNRTLDAMESGR, from the exons ATGCAGGCGTCGTCAGCTGCTGCCGGTACCAGCATTCCGGCGTGCGCGTTCGCCACGATACGGTCGCATGGCGTCAGGGTTGCGAGGTCCCACGCGTACGACTGGCTGGTtctgctcctcctcgtcgccgtcgaagtcCTCCTCAACGTCATCGAGCCGTTCCACCGGTTCGTCGGCGCCGGCATGATGACTGACCTCAGCTACCCCATGAAGAGCAACACCATTCCGGTCTGGGCCGTGCCG GTCATTGCAGTCATTGGACCTATGatcatcttcatcgccgtctacatccggaGGAGGAACGTGTATGATCTGCACCATGCTATACTCG GCATTTTGTTTTCTGTGCTGATCACCGGCGTCCTGACCGACGCGATCAAAGACGCCGTCGGTCGTCCACGCCCAAACTTCTTCTGGCGCTGCTTTCCTGACGGAATCGCT GTGTACGACAACGTGACCACAGGAGTCGTATGCCACGGGGACCCGGGCGTGATCAAAGAAGGCCACAAGAGCTTCCCAAGTGGCCACAGTTCGT GGTCCTTCGCGGGTCTGGGGTTCCTGTCGTGGTACCTGGCAGGGAAGATCACCGCCTTCGATCGGCGGGGGCATATCGCCAAGCTGTGCGTAGTCATCTTGCCTCTGCTGCTTGCGGCGCTGGTCGCGACATCACGGGTAGATGACTACTGGCACCATTGGCAGGATGTGTTCACCGGAGGCATCCTTG GAATGGTGGTCGCCTCCATTTGCTACCTGCAGTTCTTTCCAGCCCCTTCTAACGAAAATG GGTGTTGGCCTCACGCCCACTTCAAGTATGTCACCGAGATGGAAGATGCGAGCCGGACGCAGCACGCTACCGAAATGAATAACACCAACTCAACGACAATGGTCGTTGTGGAAGATCAGACGAGAGCAAATGGGAACCGAACGTTGGACGCAATGGAGTCCGGCAGGTAG